One stretch of Aquimarina sp. Aq107 DNA includes these proteins:
- a CDS encoding RNA polymerase sigma factor, whose protein sequence is MSINEERKILEGIAAGDAKVIKSFYKDNYNYIKGYILKNSGDDVDVEDVFQDAMIVIYQKLKSGTLEMNVSIRTYLYAVCKNIWRSRLRKKKKLIVDNDAIEANEEIEASIAEDIENREREHVYRKYFLKLSDSCKELLNLVFDGNSMKEIANITGYSDGYTRKKKFECKKSLLEKIEKDPMYKELKITSLKE, encoded by the coding sequence ATGAGTATTAATGAAGAACGAAAAATTTTAGAAGGAATTGCAGCAGGAGATGCTAAGGTTATTAAATCTTTCTATAAAGACAATTATAATTACATTAAAGGATATATCTTAAAGAATTCTGGAGATGATGTAGATGTAGAAGATGTATTCCAGGATGCAATGATAGTTATTTATCAGAAACTTAAATCAGGTACATTAGAGATGAATGTTTCGATACGAACCTATCTTTATGCAGTATGTAAGAATATTTGGAGAAGTAGATTACGAAAGAAAAAGAAATTAATTGTGGATAATGATGCGATAGAGGCTAATGAAGAAATAGAAGCGTCTATAGCAGAGGACATAGAAAATAGGGAACGTGAGCATGTATACAGGAAATATTTTCTTAAACTAAGTGATAGTTGTAAAGAATTACTAAATCTGGTTTTTGATGGGAATAGTATGAAGGAGATCGCAAATATCACAGGGTATTCTGATGGATATACAAGAAAGAAAAAATTTGAATGTAAAAAATCACTTCTTGAAAAAATCGAAAAGGATCCCATGTATAAGGAGTTAAAAATAACTTCGTTAAAAGAATAA
- the tyrS gene encoding tyrosine--tRNA ligase, whose translation MAVNFIEELRWRGMLHDAMPGTEEYLMEQMRAAYVGFDPTADSLHIGNLVPIMLLAHYQRAGHKPFALVGGATGMIGDPSGKSAERNLLDEKTLRHNQESIKAQLAQFLDFESNAANAAVLVNNYDWMKDFSFLDFIRDVGKHITVNYMMAKDSVKNRISSESSDGMSFTEFTYQLVQGYDFLHLYKEHDCTLQMGGSDQWGNITTGTELIRRIGGGKGYALTCPLITKSDGSKFGKSEGGNVWLDAKRTSPYKFYQYWLNTSDEDAEKYIKIFTFLTKDEIENLVTEHAEAPHQRILQKKLADEITIMVHSQEDLDNAIKASNILFGRSTSEDLKGLDEATFLDVFEGVPQAEIPKSIIADGLDVIGALAEHTGFLKSNGEARRALKENSISVNKEKIKEGYSIATEDLINDQFVLLQRGKKNYFVIRAV comes from the coding sequence ATGGCCGTAAACTTTATAGAAGAACTACGCTGGAGAGGAATGTTGCATGATGCCATGCCTGGAACAGAAGAATACCTAATGGAACAGATGAGAGCTGCATATGTAGGGTTTGATCCTACTGCAGATTCTTTGCATATCGGGAATTTAGTTCCAATTATGTTGTTGGCACATTATCAACGAGCGGGTCATAAGCCATTTGCTTTAGTTGGAGGTGCTACTGGAATGATTGGAGACCCTTCTGGTAAATCTGCTGAGCGTAATCTCTTAGACGAAAAAACGTTACGTCATAATCAAGAGTCAATAAAAGCACAGCTAGCTCAGTTTTTAGATTTTGAAAGCAATGCCGCTAATGCTGCAGTTTTAGTAAATAACTATGATTGGATGAAAGACTTTTCATTCCTTGACTTTATTAGGGATGTAGGTAAGCATATTACGGTAAACTATATGATGGCTAAGGATTCTGTAAAGAATAGAATTTCCTCTGAGTCTTCTGATGGAATGTCTTTTACAGAATTTACATATCAATTGGTACAAGGATATGACTTTTTACATTTATATAAAGAACATGACTGTACGCTACAGATGGGAGGTAGTGATCAATGGGGGAATATCACCACAGGTACCGAACTAATAAGACGTATCGGCGGTGGAAAAGGATATGCTTTGACTTGTCCGTTGATTACAAAATCGGATGGCTCTAAATTTGGTAAGTCAGAAGGAGGAAATGTTTGGTTAGATGCTAAAAGAACATCTCCTTATAAGTTTTACCAATATTGGCTAAATACTAGTGATGAGGATGCAGAGAAGTACATTAAGATTTTTACATTTTTGACTAAAGATGAAATAGAAAATTTGGTTACTGAACATGCTGAAGCACCGCACCAAAGAATTCTTCAGAAGAAATTAGCTGACGAAATTACAATTATGGTGCATTCTCAGGAAGATCTTGATAATGCGATTAAAGCTTCTAATATTTTATTTGGAAGATCTACTTCTGAAGATTTAAAAGGGTTGGATGAAGCCACGTTTCTAGACGTTTTTGAGGGAGTTCCGCAAGCTGAAATTCCTAAGAGTATCATTGCTGATGGATTGGATGTAATTGGCGCGCTAGCTGAGCATACCGGTTTTTTGAAATCTAATGGAGAAGCTAGAAGAGCGCTTAAGGAGAACTCTATTTCTGTAAATAAAGAAAAAATTAAAGAAGGGTATTCAATAGCTACTGAGGATCTGATTAATGATCAATTTGTATTATTACAAAGAGGAAAGAAAAACTATTTTGTAATTAGAGCGGTATAA
- a CDS encoding YHS domain-containing (seleno)protein: protein MKKFIVLLFLGLATTVSAQQVDYNVKKGFVAEGYDVTEYFNNKATKGDSRYTATYDNAKYKFVSQSNLEKFKSNPEKFIPQYGGYCAYAVGAKAEKVDIDPETYEIRDGKLYLFYNSWGINTLTKWNEEGAVVLKEKADVNWQKIKTKK from the coding sequence ATGAAAAAGTTCATAGTCTTATTGTTTTTAGGATTAGCTACAACAGTCTCAGCACAGCAAGTTGATTATAATGTAAAAAAGGGATTTGTAGCCGAAGGATATGATGTTACTGAATACTTTAATAATAAAGCGACAAAGGGTGATAGTAGATATACGGCAACCTATGATAATGCAAAATATAAATTTGTAAGTCAATCTAATCTGGAGAAATTTAAAAGCAATCCAGAAAAGTTTATCCCACAATACGGAGGATACTGCGCTTATGCGGTTGGAGCAAAAGCAGAAAAAGTAGACATTGATCCTGAAACATATGAAATTAGAGATGGAAAACTGTACTTATTCTACAATTCTTGGGGAATAAACACATTGACAAAATGGAATGAAGAAGGTGCTGTGGTATTAAAAGAAAAAGCCGATGTGAATTGGCAAAAAATAAAAACGAAAAAATAA
- a CDS encoding acyl transferase has translation MLSETIFTIQNNEDFEKMAIRVFQHQYINCQVYQRFCNLLGITKSAVTTSKEIPFLPVEFFKQEKITSSPSNVQQVFTSSGTTGSITSKHYVTNLGIYENSFSKGFSYFYGDITDYTILALLPSYLEREGSSLVYMADKLIKNSKQTNSGFYLDETKKLITTLKELTKEHKKIILIGVSFALLDLIESNDIQLNENTIVMETGGMKGRRKEIIREELHQILKKGFGISKIHSEYGMTELLSQAYSKGDGLFHCPPWMNISTRDPEDALTPLETNKTGGINIIDLANINSCSFIATQDLGKTYDDGSFEILGRFDNSDIRGCNLMTL, from the coding sequence ATGCTCTCTGAGACAATTTTTACGATTCAAAATAATGAAGATTTTGAAAAAATGGCGATAAGAGTATTTCAACATCAATATATTAATTGCCAGGTATACCAACGTTTTTGTAATCTTCTTGGAATTACCAAAAGTGCTGTTACCACAAGTAAAGAAATCCCATTCCTGCCTGTAGAGTTTTTTAAACAAGAAAAAATTACTAGCTCACCCTCTAATGTTCAACAAGTTTTTACTAGTAGTGGAACAACTGGTAGTATTACCAGTAAACATTATGTAACCAATTTAGGCATTTATGAAAATAGCTTCTCTAAAGGATTCAGTTACTTTTACGGAGATATAACAGACTATACAATATTGGCACTTTTACCTTCTTATCTAGAACGCGAAGGTTCTTCTCTAGTATATATGGCGGATAAATTAATTAAGAACAGTAAACAAACGAATAGTGGTTTTTACCTTGATGAAACTAAAAAGCTTATCACGACCCTTAAAGAACTTACTAAAGAACATAAAAAAATTATATTGATTGGTGTTTCTTTTGCTCTATTAGATCTTATCGAAAGTAACGATATTCAACTTAATGAGAATACTATTGTTATGGAAACGGGAGGAATGAAAGGTCGACGAAAAGAGATCATTCGTGAAGAACTGCATCAAATTCTAAAAAAAGGATTTGGTATTTCTAAAATCCATAGTGAATACGGCATGACAGAGTTATTATCTCAAGCATATTCTAAAGGTGATGGTCTTTTTCATTGTCCACCATGGATGAATATTTCTACACGAGATCCTGAGGATGCACTTACTCCTCTAGAAACGAATAAAACAGGAGGAATTAATATTATTGACTTGGCAAACATAAATTCATGTTCGTTTATTGCTACACAAGACCTCGGAAAAACCTATGATGACGGAAGTTTCGAAATTCTCGGTCGATTTGACAACAGTGATATTAGAGGTTGCAACTTAATGACGTTATAA
- a CDS encoding T9SS type A sorting domain-containing protein, whose product MKKIYLLLILTGIFVLSFSTGVSAQSTIKTDDQEEVQVFPNPVSGNILNITSKSGKSMTCRVYSVLGRTVLFKVITTKEQLDISSLPPGVYVLKIKIGEEDFSKKLIRQ is encoded by the coding sequence ATGAAAAAAATCTACTTACTACTCATACTTACTGGCATTTTTGTACTCTCCTTTTCTACTGGAGTTAGTGCACAATCCACTATAAAAACAGACGATCAAGAAGAAGTTCAAGTATTTCCAAATCCGGTTTCTGGTAATATTCTTAATATTACTTCTAAATCTGGGAAATCAATGACTTGTAGAGTTTATAGTGTTTTAGGTAGAACCGTATTATTTAAGGTAATCACAACTAAAGAGCAGTTAGATATTTCATCGCTCCCTCCTGGTGTTTATGTTTTAAAAATTAAGATCGGAGAAGAAGATTTTTCTAAAAAATTAATTAGACAATAA
- a CDS encoding MATE family efflux transporter — translation MTQNKLTLTKLFSYFKLAVSGKEQQFTSGSIRKAVFMLAIPMILEMMMESIFALVDAYWVSNLGANAIATVGLTESVITLIYAVAIGLSMGVTAIVARRVGEKDIEGASQAAVQSIFLGISVAVIISVIGILYPKEILALMGAEADLIADGYGYTQVLLGGNITIMLLFLINAVFRGAGDASVAMKVLIVSNLLNIILDPLFIFGFGPIPSFGVQGAAIATTIGRGSAVLLQLAILFFGWSKIKVAFKDIVLRSKVMINLIKVSLGGIGQFIIGTSSWVFLMRIMAEFGSEVLAGYTIAIRVLMFTLMPSWGMSNAAATLVGQNLGAAKPDRAEQSVWKTGKYNAYFMIVVSVLYLIFAEVIIKIFSSEPEVVKYGALSLRVIAAGYVFYAYGMVIIQSFNGAGDTKTPTIINFFCFWVFQLPFAYLAAIVLDWGAMGVFLAITFAEVLIAVVGIIWFRKGTWKSVKV, via the coding sequence ATGACACAAAATAAACTTACTCTCACCAAACTGTTCTCATATTTTAAATTAGCCGTTAGTGGCAAGGAACAACAATTTACGTCCGGAAGTATCCGTAAGGCTGTTTTTATGCTTGCAATTCCTATGATCTTAGAGATGATGATGGAATCTATTTTTGCTTTAGTTGATGCGTATTGGGTTTCTAACTTAGGCGCAAACGCAATTGCTACTGTAGGTTTAACAGAATCAGTGATTACTTTAATTTATGCTGTGGCAATTGGACTCAGTATGGGTGTTACCGCAATAGTAGCTCGCAGAGTTGGAGAAAAGGATATTGAAGGAGCTTCACAAGCAGCAGTTCAATCTATTTTTTTAGGAATTTCTGTAGCGGTAATTATTAGTGTAATAGGGATACTTTATCCGAAAGAAATTTTAGCTCTTATGGGTGCTGAGGCAGATTTAATAGCTGATGGATATGGGTATACTCAGGTTTTATTAGGAGGAAATATAACAATTATGTTATTGTTTCTGATTAATGCAGTTTTCCGAGGAGCAGGAGATGCTTCTGTTGCTATGAAAGTTCTAATAGTTTCTAATTTGTTAAATATTATTTTAGACCCACTTTTTATTTTTGGGTTTGGACCAATTCCAAGTTTTGGTGTACAGGGAGCCGCTATTGCAACAACAATTGGTAGAGGTAGTGCGGTACTATTACAACTTGCAATTCTTTTCTTTGGATGGAGTAAAATCAAAGTGGCTTTTAAGGATATTGTTCTTAGATCGAAAGTGATGATTAATTTAATTAAGGTATCTCTTGGCGGGATTGGTCAGTTCATTATAGGTACTTCTAGTTGGGTATTTTTAATGCGCATTATGGCGGAGTTTGGGAGCGAGGTACTTGCAGGGTATACTATTGCAATTAGAGTATTGATGTTTACATTAATGCCATCATGGGGGATGAGTAATGCGGCTGCAACATTAGTAGGGCAAAATCTAGGAGCAGCTAAGCCAGATCGAGCAGAACAATCAGTATGGAAAACCGGGAAATACAATGCTTATTTTATGATTGTTGTATCTGTACTATATTTAATTTTTGCAGAGGTAATTATCAAGATTTTTAGCAGTGAGCCTGAAGTGGTAAAATATGGAGCTTTAAGTTTACGAGTAATTGCGGCAGGTTATGTGTTTTATGCATATGGTATGGTGATTATTCAATCTTTTAATGGAGCAGGAGATACCAAAACACCAACTATTATTAATTTCTTTTGCTTTTGGGTGTTTCAATTACCATTCGCCTATTTGGCTGCAATAGTATTGGATTGGGGAGCTATGGGAGTTTTCTTAGCAATTACATTTGCAGAAGTGTTAATTGCTGTTGTTGGAATTATATGGTTTAGGAAGGGCACTTGGAAATCAGTAAAAGTATAA
- a CDS encoding TonB-dependent receptor, whose product MRKFFTVIALFYLGLNFAQETGSIAGTLLDKEVNNQPLPFANIVIVGTTQGTSSDFDGKYEITNITPGTYTLEFSFTGYETLRIPDVVIEPNKVTVIDTALGATAAALEEVVIKVQTSREREEALLLEQKNAVQIKESIGAEQLTRLGVSNASAATTKISGVSKAEGSGDIYVRGLGDRYLSTTLNGLPIPSDNIDKKNIDLELFPTRFIGNVSISKTFAPSNSADLASGNIDIVSKQVTKTKDIGVSVSAGVNSNAADSDIFSNFKTTANNNDISLGIYSREFEANNLVNALTQQSWNTTEASTPINYGFGFNVGGILGEERNWKVYFSGGQSVDYEYREGLFREYDQGNLRDIVPEDDLRRWLRTVNSTAMFHTQYKVNNDHKLSFNTFAINKVFEETLEAGRERTTEFFEELDNIEEGSQFLRDQNIKSTFLSATQLIGEHTLSEKNNLEWAAGFNYLVANEPNRIRNEVNILNDNPNTPENEDGIIELGFTGGFQQRKSVQEITDQEINARISDEWVLKQNEDEEDIFVLNIGGDFRNKTRDFLSQFFGVEEGNVEINPTSIDALGDIFTQQNFDTGALQLNTQPIDTYDAELLSYSGNANFTGIFNNFTAQVGVRYQKDEIDVSFDVGNFVNPATGQARIGSSNKEYDNLYPYVNLKYAVNEKLALRLSGSLGQTLPEFKEIAPFQYVSQVGQVFQGNPNVERSTNYNVDFKVEFFPESDELLSFSTFYKRIEDPINRGLQRGGEDIFSYFNTGDRARILGFELEGRVYIIKKRESNPNLRLSGNISYLDHVQDLKDVIREDGTLEQTFKYGNRTEIGLEGASDWISNLALTFNSGEEFPYELTLTGNYTSDKIFALGAPRNQQQPDVFFNGEIIEQGFVTLDFIANKEINDRWSIGLTAKNLLNPTIKRSQFIQEVVSGDQFESTILSYSTGIETSLSVSYKF is encoded by the coding sequence ATGAGAAAATTTTTCACAGTTATCGCACTGTTTTATCTTGGATTAAATTTTGCACAAGAAACCGGATCCATTGCCGGAACACTTCTAGACAAAGAAGTAAACAACCAACCATTACCATTTGCCAATATTGTTATTGTAGGTACAACTCAAGGTACATCCTCGGATTTTGATGGAAAATATGAAATCACTAACATCACTCCAGGAACATACACCTTAGAATTTAGTTTTACGGGATATGAAACGTTACGTATTCCTGATGTAGTTATAGAGCCTAATAAGGTAACTGTAATTGACACTGCTCTTGGCGCTACTGCAGCAGCGCTTGAAGAAGTCGTGATAAAAGTGCAAACAAGTAGAGAAAGAGAAGAAGCTTTATTATTAGAACAAAAAAATGCAGTTCAAATAAAAGAGAGTATAGGAGCAGAACAACTAACACGACTTGGAGTATCTAACGCCTCCGCAGCTACCACCAAAATATCTGGTGTATCTAAAGCAGAAGGATCTGGAGATATTTATGTACGTGGTTTAGGTGATCGTTATCTAAGCACTACTCTTAATGGATTACCGATACCTTCCGACAACATCGACAAAAAAAATATAGACTTAGAATTATTCCCAACAAGATTTATTGGAAATGTTTCCATAAGTAAAACCTTTGCTCCTTCTAATTCGGCGGATCTTGCTTCTGGAAATATCGACATCGTTTCTAAACAGGTTACAAAAACCAAAGATATTGGTGTAAGTGTTAGTGCAGGAGTTAATTCGAATGCTGCAGATAGTGATATTTTTAGCAATTTTAAGACAACAGCTAATAACAATGATATTTCTTTAGGAATATATAGCCGTGAGTTTGAAGCTAATAATCTTGTAAACGCTTTAACTCAACAGTCTTGGAATACTACAGAAGCATCCACACCTATTAACTACGGATTTGGGTTTAATGTTGGAGGTATCTTAGGTGAAGAAAGAAATTGGAAAGTTTATTTCAGTGGAGGTCAATCCGTTGATTATGAGTATCGTGAAGGTTTATTCAGAGAATATGATCAAGGAAACCTACGGGACATCGTACCAGAAGATGATTTAAGACGTTGGTTACGTACAGTGAATTCGACTGCTATGTTTCATACACAATACAAAGTTAACAATGATCATAAATTATCTTTCAACACTTTTGCTATAAATAAAGTTTTTGAAGAAACCTTAGAAGCAGGACGTGAACGTACTACAGAGTTTTTCGAAGAACTAGATAATATCGAAGAAGGATCTCAATTTCTTAGAGATCAAAATATAAAGAGCACTTTTCTATCAGCAACACAACTTATCGGAGAACATACACTTTCTGAAAAGAATAACTTAGAATGGGCAGCTGGATTCAACTATTTAGTAGCTAACGAACCTAATAGAATTCGTAATGAGGTAAATATTCTTAATGACAACCCAAATACACCTGAGAACGAAGATGGGATTATAGAACTTGGATTTACCGGAGGGTTTCAGCAAAGAAAATCTGTTCAAGAAATTACCGATCAAGAAATTAATGCTAGAATTTCTGATGAATGGGTTCTTAAGCAAAACGAAGATGAAGAAGATATTTTTGTATTAAATATTGGTGGAGATTTTAGAAATAAAACCAGAGATTTCTTATCTCAATTTTTCGGAGTTGAAGAAGGTAATGTAGAAATCAACCCTACATCAATAGATGCTTTAGGTGATATCTTCACTCAACAAAATTTTGACACTGGTGCACTACAACTTAATACGCAGCCAATAGATACTTATGACGCAGAGCTTCTTTCTTATTCTGGTAACGCAAACTTTACGGGAATATTTAACAACTTCACAGCACAAGTTGGTGTTCGTTATCAGAAAGATGAAATCGATGTTAGCTTTGATGTAGGAAACTTCGTGAACCCTGCTACTGGTCAAGCTAGAATTGGTTCTTCTAACAAAGAATATGATAACCTATACCCATATGTTAACTTAAAATATGCAGTAAATGAAAAGTTAGCATTACGTCTTTCAGGAAGTTTAGGGCAGACATTACCTGAATTTAAAGAAATTGCGCCTTTCCAATACGTATCGCAAGTTGGACAGGTATTTCAGGGAAATCCTAACGTTGAAAGATCTACAAACTACAACGTAGATTTCAAGGTAGAATTTTTCCCAGAAAGTGATGAATTACTATCCTTTAGTACATTCTATAAAAGAATTGAAGATCCTATAAACCGTGGATTACAAAGAGGAGGAGAGGATATTTTCTCTTACTTCAATACAGGTGATAGAGCTCGTATTTTAGGATTCGAACTAGAAGGAAGAGTATATATAATTAAGAAACGAGAATCAAATCCTAATTTAAGACTTAGTGGAAACATATCTTATTTAGATCACGTGCAGGATTTAAAAGATGTTATTAGAGAAGACGGAACTCTTGAACAGACCTTTAAGTATGGGAACAGAACCGAAATTGGATTAGAAGGTGCATCTGACTGGATCTCTAACCTAGCACTTACTTTTAATTCTGGTGAAGAATTCCCATATGAACTTACACTAACAGGTAACTATACATCAGATAAGATTTTTGCATTAGGAGCTCCCAGAAATCAACAACAACCCGACGTATTTTTCAATGGTGAAATTATAGAACAAGGTTTTGTGACATTAGACTTTATTGCTAATAAAGAAATTAATGACCGCTGGAGCATAGGTCTAACCGCCAAAAATTTATTAAACCCAACTATAAAAAGATCTCAATTCATTCAAGAGGTTGTGAGTGGTGATCAATTTGAGAGCACCATTTTATCTTATTCTACAGGAATAGAAACTTCTTTAAGTGTTAGTTATAAATTTTAA
- a CDS encoding multidrug transporter has protein sequence MKANIFLLKITVIAMLFAACASDDTSDITININGDGSPVDPTSEVIGGTLTEDLTLESNTEYSLTSALIVPEGFTLTVEPGVVVRAATGSDVYIAVLQGGIINAEGTSSNPIVFTSATSTPNPGDWGGLILLGKAPINSVVGGDATSTSEIGGLPYGGSVVDDNSGILRYVRIEYSGGAADAASENNGFSFYAVGNGTTIEYIQAFEGADDGVEFFGGTVNASFISVVGSQDDSVDWTEGFTGTLTNVYIEHRQSHDKGIEGDGFNTDIGNNSNPVFWSAPTVTNLTINGLGSSNENEAIRLRAGTRAVFTNVLLEGFAEGFDLDDTETGNGVLSDETSVTDITFDDITLTLKNDTGTTFGEADVITGVGNGTGADYNSWNSGWTRN, from the coding sequence ATGAAAGCAAACATATTTCTTTTAAAAATTACTGTCATTGCAATGCTTTTCGCTGCATGTGCAAGTGACGATACATCAGACATAACGATTAACATCAATGGTGATGGTTCTCCAGTTGATCCTACGAGTGAAGTTATAGGAGGTACTCTTACAGAAGACCTTACTCTTGAGTCAAATACTGAGTACTCGCTTACTAGCGCACTTATAGTTCCTGAAGGTTTTACATTAACTGTAGAGCCTGGTGTAGTTGTACGTGCAGCAACCGGATCTGATGTATACATCGCTGTATTACAAGGAGGAATAATCAACGCAGAAGGAACTTCTTCTAACCCAATTGTATTTACTTCTGCTACCTCAACTCCTAATCCTGGAGACTGGGGAGGTTTAATCTTATTAGGTAAAGCACCTATAAACTCCGTTGTTGGAGGAGACGCAACTTCTACTTCCGAAATTGGAGGATTACCATACGGTGGTAGTGTAGTAGATGACAACTCAGGGATCCTTAGATACGTTCGTATCGAATATTCTGGTGGTGCAGCGGATGCAGCTTCAGAAAATAATGGATTTTCATTCTACGCAGTAGGAAATGGAACTACAATAGAATACATACAAGCTTTTGAAGGAGCAGATGATGGAGTAGAGTTTTTTGGAGGAACGGTTAACGCTTCATTCATATCTGTTGTAGGTTCGCAGGATGATTCTGTAGACTGGACTGAAGGATTTACAGGAACTTTAACAAATGTATATATCGAGCACAGACAATCTCATGACAAAGGAATAGAAGGTGATGGTTTTAATACAGATATCGGAAACAACTCTAATCCTGTATTTTGGTCTGCTCCTACAGTTACAAACCTAACCATTAATGGACTTGGTTCTTCTAATGAGAATGAAGCTATCAGATTACGTGCTGGAACAAGAGCTGTATTTACCAATGTGTTATTAGAAGGTTTTGCAGAAGGTTTTGACCTTGATGATACCGAGACTGGAAACGGTGTATTAAGCGATGAAACTTCTGTTACAGATATCACTTTTGATGATATTACTCTTACTCTTAAAAATGATACTGGAACCACTTTTGGAGAAGCAGATGTAATCACTGGTGTTGGTAATGGAACTGGTGCAGATTACAACTCATGGAATTCTGGATGGACTCGTAACTAA